From Zea mays cultivar B73 chromosome 3, Zm-B73-REFERENCE-NAM-5.0, whole genome shotgun sequence:
TTCATCACCATCCTATGCTTGTTTAGGCATGCTTGTGCAGATGCATGAAGGGTCCTTTTGTGATATTTCTCTTTAACCCGCAGGAGGCTAaagaagaagcattgggtgatagACCATCTTGTGCATGAGGGGTTTGAAAGCACTGTAGGTTTACTTTGCTCTGCCAACCACATCAGTTTTTTTATATAAAATAGATTTATTGATCATGGCAACCAAAAGACTAAATGGAGAACAATTCTATCATCTTCCTTTCTGTGGGCATTGTCTCATATGCCAAAAGCAGGGATGGCAAATTGCAAATTTCTTTTTCTAATCGATACCTTTTTCAGTTTGCATAAATGGAATTTTAGGATTATTTTAATTCAAACTTGCAGGCTCGGCATGTTGATATACCCTACCTCCCTATGCTGGTACCTCCGAAGAAATGGAAAGGGTATGTTGGTGTTCAATTTTTGTACCTTTCCAGCAAACTCCTTACATGTTGAGACTGTTTATGATTGTATTAATTCATAGAACTTACTGCTTATTGCGGGTGATTTGAATGTGCCAACCATAATTTGTTGCAGTTATGATAAAGGCGGTCACCTTTTTCTACCCTCATACATTATGAGGACACATGGTGTGAAGGACCAAAAGGATGCAATTAATAGTGTTCCTAGAAAACAGTTGCGAAAAGTATTTGAGGTTTACTGATCTCCCATCTATGTCACAATGTACATTTATATTTATTACTGTTGTTCTCTGCATAAAAAGTACTTCACATGGGTTCTCTGTTGCTCTACCGAACATAAGCCTGGCAACATGAGGTGTTCTAAACCACTATAACCATCGTTATCTTTACCAAATTCTTTTTCATTTTGTTCAAAAGATAAAACCATCAGGACTATGCATGCACTCCACGCTTCACAAGTTCACATGATGTTTAACGTGATCATATCCCTTTGACCATTACTTTTTTCATGCTTGCTTAAGTATTAGCATGTTGCCAGGCATTAGATATCCTTGGGAGTACTAAATGGAGGGTGAATAGAAGAGTTCATGATGTTGTTGAGACTATCTGGAGTCAAGGTGGAGGCATTGCAGGGCTGGTGGACAAGGCAAATGTGAGTTCCTGCGTATGATTAATATTTTTGGATCTTGATATTTGTACTATGTTTTCTTTCCCATTCTGTTCATTCCCCTCGCCTACCTTTTTGAACACACTGTCTATTTATTCTTATTTTTTATAGATTCCTTTGCTTGAACGACCAGAATCAGAGGACCCTGATGAAATGCAGAAATGGAAGTACCAGCATAAAGAAGGCAAAGAAAACTAACCGTGAGCTGCATGCTGAGAGATGTGACACTAAGCTCAAACTCTCGGTATGCAGCATAAATAATTACTGTTCATTCTTGCTGAGATACTGTGGTGCAGTTTATATGCTATTGCATTGCTGGAATTATACTTGTTCCTTTTCTGTAAACAGGTTGCTCGTAAAATGAGAGAGGAGGATGAATTTTATTACCCTCACAATTTAGATTTCCGTGGGCGTGCATACCCTATGCATCCTCATTTGAGTCACCTAGGTTCAGATCTTTGTCGGGGTGTTCTAGAGTATGCTGAAGGGCGGCCACTAGGAAAGTATGGGTTGTTTTGAAGATACACTTGGCTAACAAATATGGTGGTGGCATTGAAAAGCTTTCTCACGAGGGCAAGCTAGCTTTTGTGGAGAACCAACTGTTTGATATATTTGATTCAACAGCAAATCCTGTTGATGGGAACTACTGGTGGACGAATGCTGAGGATCCCTTTCAGTGTTTAGCTGCATGCATGGACCTTTCTGATGCCTTAAGAAGTCCATCACCTTACCATGTTGTCTGTCACCTGCCTATTCATCAGGTATTGATTTTTTTGCATGTCCTAGGACTAGCCTTTCACAATATTATTTTTCTTGGCATCGAAAATGAGACATACAATCTAGGATTTTAGTATTAAttaatcacatttttatttcagtTTTTCTCCAATGGGGGAAGTTCTAATTTTTTACACTCTATCCAGATATGGAACTATTCTTGAGAAAGAGGTGAGTCATTGTGCTGCTTAAACATACAATTAATTGTATGAAATCAAGCACCGCTCTGAATCTATTTTAGAGCAGTAAGATCACGGTAAGATGTCACCAGTAGCCACCGTCCAGCTCGAAGCTCTCTGTATTTTAGCTGCCTTGTTCTTTTTTCCAATTGGAGCTTATGGGTTGCATTGGTGGCAGATGCTCGCCCACACTGCAGTCAAGTTGTCCACACTACAGTCAAGTTGCCAACAATAATTTTCTTAATATAagtaattattattattattggaaTAATTTATGAAGCAAATGCTTTACTCTGGTTTCAGATGTAGGCCAACTTCTCAATCCTTTGGTTTGCTGCATTTCCATTACATTAATCGTGGATTTTTTTCTTTCCCCGAACATTATAGATGAAAGTTCCAAAGTTAATGATCACAGTTGAAAGTTTGATCTTGGGGTGCCAGATGATATTGATGTATCAATTGAGCTTCGAAATTGGCTATTTGCACTTGAAGGAACTGATGAAGTAGGATATTATTTTTCTCATGGAGGTGATCGTATTAGTAGAGAAGAAAAATGTTGGCATTCAACATTCAGGAGTCTACATATGTCTCTGGCAACAGCAGTGGCCGACTTAAGTTGGGGGTGGAGGACAGGTGTCGCAAAGAAGGCATTTTCAGTGGAACGCTTTATAGTACAACATACATGACTGTCACAATGTTGCATTTCAACCTGGCTCTCCTTTTGATGTTCCATTATTTCAGTTTGTTTGAAACTTAAAAATTCTAATGTCAATTGCGGAATTGCCTGATATCCATTCTCATTTTGTTTCTCCCTAACTTGATCTTAGCGTGAAGATTGGAGACTGCCTCCTCTAACTCCAGAAATGATCGAGTATGCACACACTGATGCTCACTATCTGTTATACATTGCAAATTGTTTGGCATCAGAGCTCCATGCAAAAGTCTGACGGTTTGAGAATCAAGGCCCCTGGTCTCagctgctgaaagggaaatgtgcccttgggccatttctaagtattttggtgattgagtgccaacacaagtgcttaaatgtgaaatcatgcttgtggatggacaaagtgcaaatcaagagcaaaggtatgtttctatgtcttagtacattggttttgtgtactaagatACTTgtttaagtattggaaacaggaagaaaaagaaaagaaaagagttggctgtgtacagccaaggggctgtttcggtctggggcaccggactgtccggtggtgcaccggacagtgtccggtgcgccaggctgcctcggccgaagaggccgctctcgggaattttgctgacggcgtacggctaaaattcaccggactgtccggtgtgcaccggactgtccggtgagtcaacggtcgccaggaccaacggtcggccgcggattctgcgcgcgacacgtggccaagccaacggtcggaagggggcaccggactgtccggtgtgcaccggacatgtccggtgcgccaacggctccaagatctgcaacggtcggcttcgccatttaaggaaaggaatcgggcaccggacactgtccggtgtgcaccggactgtccggtgcgcccgatgacagaaggcaaggatggccttcctgatttgttctcaacggctcctagctgccttggggctataaaagggacccctaggcgcatggaggaacaaccaagcattcctacaacattcttaagcaccaagacatcgctcTCGCGCATTCGGTTCAttatgatagcatctagagctcttgttgagttgcgaactctttgagttgtgttgcgagctcttgttgcgacttgtgtgcgcgttgttgctatgatcttttgaagtcttgtgtgcgttgctcattccccctttgctctgtgttctttgtgaacttcaattgtaagggcgagaggctccaagttgtggagattcctcgcaaacgggattgagaaaaagcaagcaaaacaccgtggtattcaagtgggtctttggaccacttgagaggggttgattgcaaccctcgtccgttgggacgccacaacgtggagtaggcaagcgttggtcttggccgaaccacgggataaaccactgtgtcaactctgtgattgatctcttgtggtattgtgttttgttgagactcctttctagccacttggcatttattgtgctaacacttaacaagtttttgtggctataagtttaagttatacaggatcacctattcacccccccctctaggtgctctcaattggtatcagagtcgttctcttcaagaaagggactaaccgcccgaagagatggatcctaaggggaagggaatcgtgatcaacgacaaggaaaaggtgtccttcgtcaacgagccaaaagatgacaaatccaacgactctggctcgggccacagacgtaaagatgggaagaagaagaagacaaggcgcatcaaggagatcgtctactacgacagcgacgaatcctcttcttcccaaaaagacgacgacaacgactacaggaagacggtcaattcgaacttttcatttgattattctcgtattccacatagttcgaattcgcatttgctttccattcctcttggcaaacctccacactttgatggggaggactacagattttggagtcacaaaatgcgtagtcatttattctctctccatccaagcatatgggagattgtagagaatggaatgaaatttgatagctcggatagccctatgtttattaatgaacaaatttgatagtcgcctagaggggggggtgaatagggcgaaactgaaacttacaaatataaacacaactacaagccgggttagcgttagaaatataaacgagtccgcgagagagggggcaaaacaaatcgcaagcaaataaggagagtgacacgcggatttgttttaccgaggttcggttcttgcaaacctactccccgttgaggaggccacaaaggccgggtctctttcaacccttccctctctcaaacggtccctcggaccgagtgagctttccttcttctcaatcaaccgggaacaaaacttccccgcaagggccaccacacaatcggtgcctcttgcctcggttacaattgagtgttgatcacaagagcaaaagagaaagaaagaatgcgatccaagcgcaagaactcaaatgaacacggcaaatcactctcactagtcacttagggtttgtgtggaattggagaggatttgatctctttgggtgtgtctagtattgaatgcctagctcttgtaagtggttgagaagtggaaaacttggatcgcaatgaatgtggggtggttggggtatttatagccccaaccaccaaaagtgaccgttggctggaggcgtctgcgcgatggtgcaccggacagtccggtgcacaccggacagcccggtgcccctgccacgtcatcactgccgttggattctgaccgttggagcttctgacttgtgggcccgcctgggtgtccggtgcacaccggacatgcactgtttgatgtccggtgcaccggtatgggcagccctgacgtctgcgcgcgctgcgcgcgcatttaatgctgcgcagggagccgttggcgccgcagagagccgttgctccgctggcacaccggacagtccggtgcacaccggacagtccggtgaattttagcggagcggctgccgcgcgaacccgaggctggcgagttcaggaggccgagcttccttggagcaccggacatgtccggtgcacaccggacagtccggtgaattatagcgcgccggcttccgagaattcccgagagtgaggagttggagtctgagtcccctggtgcaccggacaggtactgtttactgtccggtggcacaccggacagtccggtgcgccagaccaggggtgccctcggttgcccctttgctcctttattgaatccaacacttggtctttttattggctagatgtgaaccttttgcacctgtataacttatacactagagcaaactagtcagtccaatattt
This genomic window contains:
- the LOC103652617 gene encoding DNA-directed RNA polymerase 3, chloroplastic, which gives rise to MFETFNVPGLYIAVQPILALAAGYTTTKPPADQTPDSSPPAFKHVLRQPIIENGRLKKKHWVIDHLVHEGFESTARHVDIPYLPMLVPPKKWKGYDKGGHLFLPSYIMRTHGVKDQKDAINSVPRKQLRKVFEALDILGSTKWRVNRRVHDVVETIWSQGGGIAGLVDKANIPLLERPESEDPDEMQKWKYQHKEGKEN